The genomic DNA CGCCCTGCTCGAGCGCGGCGTCGAACTTGCCGTGGTCAAGCAGGGGCCCAAGGGCGTCCTGGCGAAGACCCGCGACGAGCGCGTCGAGGTCGCCCCGCACTTCGTCGACGTGATCAACGGACTCGGGGCGGGCGACGGCTTCGGCGGTGCCGTGTGTCACGGACTGCTCGCCGGCTGGCCGCTCGAGCGCGTGCTCCGGTTCGCCAACGTCGCGGGCGCCATCGTCGCCTCGCGCCGCGAATGCTCGACCGCCATGCCCACCACCGCCGAGGTGGAGACCGTCATCGAGGAACGAGGCGCCGACCATGTCTGATCCCACGTCGACCACGGCGGGCCCGCTCGGCGCCGCCGATTTCGAGCGACTCCGCGCCGCCCGGCACGAGAACCCCGATGCCATCGCCGACGTGCTGGCCGCGCGGATCCGCCGCCCGCTCGTGCGCGGCGACCGCAGGCTGCTCATCGTGGCTGCGGACCACCCCGCCCGCGGCGCACTCGGCGTCGGCTCCGACGCGATGGCGATGGCGGACCGGTACGAGCTGCTCCAACGGATGGCCCTCGCGCTGTCCCGACCGGGGGTCGACGGCGTGCTCGGCACGCCCGACGTGATCGAGGACCTCGCCCTGCTGGGGCTGCTGGACGACAAGATCGTGGTCGGCTCCATGAACCGCGGCGGCCTGCGCGGCGCGGCGTTCGAGATGGACGACCGCTACACCGCCTACGACGTGCCGTCGATGCGGCGCGACGGCCTCGACTTCGGCAAGCTGCTCGTGCGCGTCGACCTGGACGACCCCAGTACCGTCGTCACGCTCGAGGCCACGGCCCGCGCCGTGGACGCCGCCGCGGCCGCGAAGCTGCCGATCATGCTGGAGCCCTTCATGAGCCGGCGGATCGACGGCAAGGTCGGCAACGACCTGTCCCCGGAGGCCGTGATCAATTCGGTCGCCATCGCCTCCGGCCTGGGCAACACGTCGGCCTACAGCTGGCTCAAGCTCCCGGTGGTCGACGACATGGAGCGGGTGATGGCGGCGACCACGCTGCCCACCCTGCTCCTCGGCGGCGACCCGGGCGGCGACCCCGCCGCCGTCTACGCGTCGTGGGCCAAGGCCCTCGCCCTTCCCGGCGTCCACGGCCTCGTCGTGGGCCGCACCCTGCTCTACCCCCGCGACGGCGACGTCACCGCCGCCGTCGACACCGCCGCCGGCCTCGTGCACGGCGCCTGACGCCCGCCACTCCCACTCCGCAGAAGGAGCCGCTCCATGACCACCACCGAGAACCTCACCGTCGTCCCGCACTGGATCGACGGTGCCGAGTACCCGTCGAGCAGCGGCCGCACCGCCGACGTCTACGACCCCGCCCTCGGCGTCGTGACGAAGCGTGTCGCGCTCGCCGATCGCGCAGAGATCGATGCCGCCGTCGCCTCCGCCAAGCGCGCCTCGGAGAGCTGGGGGGACCTCTCCCTCGCCAAGCGCCAATCGGTGTTGTTCGCCTTCCGTGAGCTGCTCAACGCGCGCAAGGGCGAGCTCGCCGAGATCATCACGAGCGAGCACGGCAAGGTGCTCTCCGATGCGCTCGGCGAGATCAGCCGCGGCCAGGAGGTCGTCGAGTTCGCCTGCGGCATGGCGCATCACCTCAAGGGTGAGTATAGCGAGCAGGTCTCCTCCGGTGTGGACGTGTACTCCACCCGCCAGCCCCTCGGCGTCGTCGCGGTGATCAGCCCGTTCAACTTCCCGGCCATGGTGCCGGCGTGGTTCTTCCCGATCGCGATCGCCGCCGGCAACGCGGTCGTGCTCAAGCCCAGCGAGAAGGACCCGTCGGCCGCGATCTGGATCGCCGAGCTGTGGCGCGAGGCGGGCCTGCCCGAGGGCGTGTTCACGGTGCTCAACGGTGACAAGGAGGCCGTCGACGGCCTGCTGACCCATCCGGACGTCGCCGCCGTCTCGTTCGTCGGCTCGACGCCCATCGCCCGGTACGTGTACGAGACCGCCACCGCGCACGGCAAGCGGGTGCAGGCCCTGGGCGGCGCCAAGAACCACATGCTCGTGCTGCCCGATGCCGACCTCGCGCTGACCGCCGACGCCGCGATCAACGCCGGCTTCGGTTCGGCCGGCGAGCGCTGCATGGCCATCTCGGTCGTCGTCGCGGTGGAGCCCGTCGCGGACGCCCTCATCGAGGAGATCGGGTCCCGGATGGCGGGGCTGCGGATCGGTGACGGCCGCCGCGGTTGCGACATGGGGCCGCTGGTCACCGAGGCGCACCGCGACAAGGTCGCGTCCTACATCGACATCGCCGTCGAGGACGGAGCCGACGTGGTGGTGGACGGGCGCGGCGTGAACCCGGATGGCGACGCCAACGGGTTCTGGCTCGGTCCCACGCTGATCGACCGGGTCCCCACCACGTCCCGGGTCTACACCGAGGAGATCTTCGGCCCCGTGCTGGCGGTCGTGCGCGTCGCGTCCTACGAGGAGGGCGTGGACCTCATCAACTCCGGCGCCTTCGGCAACGGCACCGCGATCTTCACCAACGACGGCGGCGCCGCGCGGCGGTTCCAGAAGGACATCCGCGTCGGGATGGTCGGCATCAACGTGCCGATCCCGGTTCCGGTGGCCACCTTCAGCTTCGGCGGCTGGAAGGACTCGATGTTCGGCGACACCAAGGCGCACGGCGCCGAGGGCGTGAAGTTCTTCACACAGCTCAAGGCGGTCACCACCCGCTGGCTCGACCCGAGTCACGGCGGCGTCGACCTCGGATTCCCGCAGAACGACTGACGCGGACGGATCCCGGCAGCAACATCGTCCGCGAGGACGTGAGAGACGAGAGGACGGCGATGGCGACGACGCCCAACGAATGGTTCCACCCCCGCGGTGACCTGGCACGCGACGGGTGGGAGTCCGTGGTCGACGGATCCCTGCCCGGCTGGGCGCACACGGGGATCCGCGTCGCGGAGCTGGGGGACGCGCCGGTCGTGCTCCCCGGGGGCGATATCGAGCGCATCGTGGTGCCGCTCTCCGGCGGAGTCGCCGTCGAGCTCGACGCGGCCGCGGCCGCCGGATTCGACGGGGGCACCGTCGTCACGCTCACCGGCCGCGCGTCGGTCTTCGACGGTCCGACCGACGTCCTGTACGTCGGCGCCGGCGGAGGTTTCACCCTCCGCGGGCGGGCGCGGGTCGCGATCGCGGAGGCTCCGACCCCGCAGCGCCGACCCACGCGGTACATCGCCGCCGCGGAGGTGCCCGTCGAGGTGCGCGGTGCCGGCCGGGATACGCGGCAGGTACACAACTTCGGCACTCCCGGGGCTCTCGACGCGGCCGCGCTCATCGTGTGCGAGGTGATCACCCCGGGTGGGAACTGGAGCAGCCATCCCGCCCACAAGCACGACGAGCACGTCGCCGGGCACGAGTCGCGGCTCGAGGAGATCTACTACTTCGAAGCGGCCCCCGCCCGGGGGCTGCCCGCCGGGGTGGTGCCCGCGGACGCCGACGCCTTCGGGAGCTTCGTCACGTACTCGTCGGCGGCGGGGGAGATCGACACCAACGCCCTGGTGCGCACCGGGGACATCGCCCTCGTGCCGTACGGCTATCACGGGCCCGCGATGGCGGCACCCGAGTACGACCTCTACTACCTCAACGTCATGGCCGGCCCCGACCCCGAGCGGGTGTGGCTGATCAGCGACGACCCGCGGCAGGCGTGGCTGCGGGACACCTGGCCCGCGCAGGGCCCCGACCCCCGGCTGCCCTACGCGGCCGCACCGACCGAAGGAGACGAGCGATGAGCACCCGGCGGATGACCGTGGGCCAGGCCCTCATCGAGTTCCTGGCACACCAGTGGACCGTGGACGAGACGGTGCGCGCCGACGGCGGGGTGACCACCGTGCGGGAGCGCACCGTCCCCGCGACCTTCGGCATCTTCGGCCACGGCAACGTGGCCGGCGTGGGCCAGGCGCTACTGCAGTACGCGGCGACCGACGCCGGGCTCATGCCCTACCACCAGGCCCGCAACGAGCAGGCGATGGTGCACCAGGCCGTCGGATACGCCCGGATGCACCGTCGGCGCGGCACCTACGCGTGCACGGCCTCCGTGGGGCCCGGCGCGGCCAACATGCTGACCGGTGCCGCGCTCGCGACCGCGAACCGGCTCCCCGCGCTCCTCCTGGTCTCCGACACCTTCGCCACCCGGGTGGCCGACCCGGTGCTGCAGCAGCTCGAGCACCCGCACGACATCGGGCTGCAGGTCTCCGACGCCTTCCGGCCCCTGTCGAGGTTCTTCGACCGGGTCCAGCGGCCCGAGCAGCTGTTCTCCATCGCGCTCGCCGCGATGCGGGTGCTGACCGACCCGGCGGAGACCGGCGCCGTGACGATCGCCCTGCCCGAGGACGTCCAGGCCGAGGCCATCGACGTCCCCGAGGAGTTCCTGGCCGACCGTGAGTGGCACGTCCGCCGCCCCCTGCCGGAGCGCGGCCCGCTGGCCCGCGCCGCCGCCGCGATCCGCGAGGCCCGGCGCCCCCTCATCGTGGCGGGCGGCGGCGTCCTGTACTCGGGTGCGGAGGACGAGCTGCGGCTGTTCGCGGAGGCGACCGGGATCCCCGTCGCCACCACCCAGGCGGGCGGCGGATCGCTGGTGTGGGACCACCCGCTCAACCTGGGCGGCGTCGGCGCCACGGGCACCGCGGCGGCCAACGCGATCGCCGCGCGGGCCGACGTCGTCATCGGGATCGGCACGCGCTACAGCGATTTCACCACGGCGAGCCGGACCGCGTTCCAGGACACGGGCGTGCGGTTCGTCAACGTCAACGTCGCCTCGTTCGACGCCTACAAGCACGGATCGCAGCTGCCGGTGATCGCCGACGCGCGGGAGACCCTCGCTACGCTGCGGGGCGAACTCGCCGGCCACCGGGTGCCCGCGGACCACACCGCCGCGGCCGCTTCCGCGAAGGCGGAATGGGACGCGGTCGTCGACGCGGCACTCGCGCCGACCGGCGCGGACCTGCCCGGCCAGCCCGAGGTGATCGGCGCGGTACACGCGGCCATGGACTCCGAAGACGTGATCATCCAGGCTGCGGGGTCGCTTCCCGGTGACCTGCAGAAGCTCTGGCGGGTGCGGGATCCGCTCGGCTACCACGTCGAATACGCCTTCTCCTGCATGGGATACGAGATCGCCGGCGGTCTCGGCGCCAAGCGCGGGCTCCTCGCCCTGGGCGACGACCGGGACGTCGTCGTGATGGTCGGCGACGGCTCGTACCTCATGCTCAACAGCGAGCTGGTGACCGCCGTCGCCGAGGGGATCAAGCTGATCGTCGTCATCGTCGAGAACCAGGGGTACGCCTCGATCGGCCACCTCTCGGAGACGGTCGGCTCGCAGCGCTACGGCACCCGCTACCGCACCGCGGACGAATCCGGCGGCGTCCCCGCGCCCGACCTCGAGCGGGGGGAGTTCCTCCCCGTCGACCTGGCCGCGAACGCCCGGAGCTACGGCGCGAGGGTGATCGACATCGCGCCCGGACCCGAATCGATCGCGCAGCTCACCGAGGCCGTCCGCGCCGCCAAGGCGGCGACCGGCCCGACCGTGATCCAGATCCACAACGACCCGTTCGTGTACGCGCCCGACGGCGACGGCTGGTGGGACGTCCCGGTCGCCGAAGTCTCCACGATCGACAGCACCATCACCGCCCGCGCCGAATACCTCGACCAACAGAAGGCACAGCGGCCCCTGCTCGGCTGAGCCGCGCCCGCCCCTCCCACGACCAGACCGTAAGGACCACCCTCATGACCGACACCCTGGGCACGACCACCTCCGCCGCCGCGCACACCGAGGGCCTGCGCATCGGCACCGCCCCCGACTCGTGGGGCGTGTGGTTCCCCGAGCATCCCCGCCAGACGCCGTGGGAGCGCTTCCTCGACGAGGTCGCCGAAGCCGGTTACCACTACATCGAACTCGGCCCCTACGGCTACCTGCCGACCGATCCCGAGCGGCTCAAGGACGAGCTCGACAAGCGCGACCTCGAGCTCTCCGGCGGCACGATCTTCACCGGCTTCCACAAGGGTGCCGACCAGTGGGAGCGCGCCTGGAAGCAGGTGAGCGACGTCGCGACGCTCGTGGGCGCCCTCGGCGCCGAGCACATCGTCGTCATCCCGGACCTGTGGCGCTCCGACCTCACCGGGGAGGCCCTCGAATCCCGCACGCTGGACGACGAGCAGTGGAAGGCGCTCGCCGCGGGACACGACCGGCTCGGCAAGGCCCTGGCCGAGGAGTACGGCATCACGCAGCAGTTCCATTCCCACGCGGACAGCCACGTGGGAACGACCCGCGAGGTGGAGCGCCTGCTCGCCGAGACCGACCCGCGGTATCTGAGCCTGTGCCTGGACACCGGGCACTTCGCCTATTACGGCGGCGACAACGTGGCTCTCATGCAGCGTCACCCGGAGCGCATCGGGTACCTGCACCTCAAGCAGATCGACCCGGAACTGATCTGGGAGGTGCTCAAGAACGACACCCCGTTCGCCGACGCCGCCTCCGCGATCATGGTCGAGCCGCCGAACGGCGTCCCGGACTTCGCACCCGTCATCGAGGAGGCGCTGCGGATCAACCCGGACCTGTTCGCGATCGTCGAGCAGGACATGCCGGGCTGCGACATCGACCTCCCCGCGGGCATCGCCACCCGGACACGGCAGCACATCTTCGGTTGCCACCCGCTCACCCGCACCCGCTGATCCCGCCCGGAACTCGAAGACCTACAAGGAGACAGAGCATGACCAACGACCTCCGCGTCGCCGTGGTGGGCGCCGGCATGATGGGTGCCGACCACGTGAAGCGCATCGCCACCACGATCGCCGGGGCGACCGTGTCCGCGGTCGTCGAGCCCGATGGGGCGCGCCGTGCCGCCGCCCTCGAGCTCGCCCCCGGTGCCGCCGGCTTCGCCGACCTCGACGAGGCCCTCGCGTCGGGGGTCGTCGACGCCGTGCTGGTGGCGACCCCCGGACAGTTCCACGAGGACGCGCTGCTCACGGTCCTCGCCGCGGGCCTGCCCGTGTTGTGCGAGAAACCCCTCACCCAGGACCCCGAATCCTCGTGGCGGGTCGTCGAGGCCGAGATGGCCGGCGGCCGGCAGCTGATCCAGGTCGGGTTCATGCGGCGCTTCGACCGCGAGTACGAGGAGCTGCGGAAGGTGGTGTCCGCCAAACCCGCCGGCGACCTGGTCATGCTGCACGCCCGCCACCGCAATGCGTCGGTGCCCGACAGCTACGTGCAGACGATGCTCATCAACGATTCCGTCGTGCACGAGTTCGACGTGGTGCCCTGGCTCGCCGGTGGGGTCGTGACCTCCGTCGAGGTCAAGTACCCGCGCCGCAACTCACGCAGCCCGGAGCACCTGCGCGAGCCGATCCTCGTGCTCATGGAGCTCGACAACGGCGTCCTCGTCGACGTGGAGATGAACGTCTCCATCGAGTTCGGGTACCAGGTCGAGACCGAGGCCGTCTTCGAGCAGGGCGTCGCCCGGATCGGCGAGCCCGCGGGCCTGCAGCTGTGGCAGCGCGGCCGCTTCTCCGTCGCCGATCACGCCGACTTCACCACGAGGTTCCGCGAGGCCTACGACCGGCAGGTGCAGGCCTGGGTCGATGCGGCGAAGGCCGGCACGATCGCCGGTCCGTCTGCCTTCGACGGGTACAAGGTGGCCGTGTGCTGCGCCGCCGGGGTGAAGGCACTGGAGACCACCGGACCCGTGCCGGTCGAACTCCCCGAGATGCCGGCGTTCTACGCCGAGCGCGCCTAGGGGGCATCGTGGTCCGCATCGCCCTCGACCCGACGCCCTACCACTCCACCCACGACTTCGAGGACTTCTTCGACGTCGCCGCGAAGGCCGGCTACGAGTGGATCCAACTGACCCCGCATCCGGACTTCATCCCGTTCTTCGCGCACCCGCGCGTGGACCGGGCTCAGCTCGCCCGGGTGCGCGAGCGCGCCGCCGCCGCGGGCGTGGGGATCTCCTCGCTGCTGCCCGTGCAGCGCATCTCGTGGCCGGACGAGCCGCAGCGAGAGACCGCCGTGCGGAACTTCCGGCGCATCATCGCGATCGCCGCCGAACTCGAGGTGCCCGTGATCAACACCGAGTTCAGCGGCCGCCCCGAGCGCGCCGAGGAATCCGAGGCGGGCTTCTACCGGAGCATGGAGGAGCTCGTCCCGGTCCTCGAGCGGGAGGGCGTCACGCTGAACATCGACCCGCACCCCGACGACTTCGTCGAGGACGGACTCGAGGCGTGGCGGATCATCCGCGGCCTGGACTCGCCCGCCGTCGGCTTCGTCTACGTGGGTAGCCACACCTTCCACTACGGCGACCGCGCCGCTTCGCTGATCCCGCAGCTGGGGGAGCGTCTGGGGGCGGTCTACGCCGCCGACACCTTCGATCACCGCCGCTCGCACGGACTGCGGTACATCACCAACCCGCCGGGCAATGCGGTCCGCGTGCACCAGCACCTGACCATCGGCGACGGCGACGTGGATTGGGACGAGCTGTTCGGCCGCCTCGGCGCTTCCGGGTTCCTCGCGCGCGCGGACGCGATCATCTGCTCCAACGTCTTCGCCGAGGACGAACGTGCCGACGAGGTCTCCGCGCTCCAGCTGGAGAGGATCCGGTCGCTGGTCGCGGCGCACTCGTGAACGGGTGCGCCGCGCGCGGCGACTACCCTGGACGCCGTGACTGAGTCTTCCGCCGCACCGTCGAACACCGCCGCACCCGGGTCCGTCCGGGTGCGCTTCTGCCCGTCGCCCACCGGCACGCCGCACGTCGGCATGGTGCGCACCGCGCTGTTCAACTTCGCCCACGCGCGACACACCGGCGGTACTTTCGTCTTCCGCATCGAGGACACTGACGCCGCCCGCGACAGCGAGGAGAGCTACGCCGCGATCCTCGAATCGCTGCGCTGGCTCGGCCTCGACTGGGACGAGGGCCCCGAGGTCGGCGGGCCGTACGGCCCCTACCGCCAGTCCGAGCGCAAGGACCTGCACCTGGACGTCGTGCGGCGCCTCGTCGAGGGCGGCTACGCCTACGAGGCCTTCTCGACGCCGGAGGAGGTGGAGGCGCGGCACGTCGCCGCCGGCCGGAACCCGAAGCTGGGCTACGACAACTTCGACCGTGACCTCACCGAGGATCAGAAGGCCGCCTACCGCGCCGAGGGGCGCAGCCCCGTCGTGCGCCTGCGCATGCCCGATCACGACTTCACGTGGAACGACATGGTGCGCGGCGAGACCACCTTCGCCGCGGGCAGCGTGCCGGACTTCGCGCTGACCCGCGCGAACGGCGATCCGCTGTACACCCTCGTCAACCCCGTCGACGACGCGATGATGAGGATCACGCACGTGCTCCGCGGCGAGGACCTGCTCAGCTCCACGCCGCGCCAGCTCGCGCTGTACGAGGCGCTGGAGAAGATCGGCGTCGCCGAGCGCACCCCCGAGTTCGGGCACCTGCCGTTCGTGATGGGGGAGGGCAACAAGAAGCTCTCCAAGCGCGACCCCGAGTCCAACCTCTTCCACCACCGCGACCGCGGCTTCCTCCCCGAGGGCCTGCTCAACTATCTGGCGCTGCTCGGCTGGGGCATCTCGCCGGACAACGACGTGTTCAGCCTCGACGAGATGATCGCAGCGTTCGACGTGCACCGGGTGAACTCCAACCCGGCGCGCTTCGACCAGAAGAAGGCCGACGCGATCAACGCCGAACACATCCGCCTGCTCGCGCCGGACGACTTCGCGGCCCGGCTGCGGGCCTTCCTCGTCGAGCGGGGCTTCGTCGACGGTGCGCGCCTGGGGGACGAGTTCGCGACCGCGGCGGAGCTCGTGCAGACCCGCATCGTGGTGCTGTCGGACGCCTGGGACCTGCTGAAGTTCCTCTACGTCGATGAGGCCGACTTCTCCGTGGACCCGGCGGCCGCGGCGAAGAACATCAAGGCCGACGCCGGCCAGGTGCTCGACGAGAGCATTGCCGCGCTCGAGGGGCTCACGGACTGGACCACCGAGGCCATCGAGGGTGCGCTGAAGGGCCGGCTCATCGACGAGCTGGAGCTCAAGCCGCGCAAGGCCTACGCTCCGATCCGCGTCGGCGTCACGGGCTCACCCATCAGCCCGCCGCTGTTCGAGTCGCTGGAGTTGCTCGGCCGCGAGCGCACCCTGGGCCGCCTCGCCGCCGCTCGTACGCTTGTCCCCGCCGACGGCGCGGCGCCGCAATAGGGATGACCTGGCGATTTGGCGTTCCCAGCGCGGCTGGGTAAGCTGGATCGCGGCTCAAAACGAGGTCGGAAACGATCTCGGGGAGAGCCATTGGCCTATGGTGTAATTGGCAACACAGCTGATTCTGGTTCAGCCATTCTAGGTTCGAGTCCTGGTAGGCCAGCGTGACAGCGCCCTCCGCATGCGGAGGGCGCAGTCCTAGCCCCCGTCGTCTAGCGGCCTAGGACGCCGCCCTCTCACGGCGGTAGCGTGGGTTCGAATCCCATCGGGGGTACGTTCGGTGCAGGTGTGCTACCTTCATCGACATCGTCGAGGCGCCTCGCGCGCGCGTCGGCGCCAGTTCTAGCCCCCGTCGTCTAGCGGCCTAGGACGCCGCCCTCTCACGGCGGTAGCGTGGGTTCGAATCCCATCGGGGGTACAACGGAAGGCCCGGATCTGACGATCCGGGCCTTCGTCGTCTGCGTGGACCAGTCATTCATGAACCGGCGAGCGATGATCGCGGACCCGTAGCGGGCGGGCGGCCACTTTTCGGCACACGATATTCTCGGTACGTGATGTCGAATCGATGTTTGCTCGTCGGGCCGGGTGGAGGTGTTCGGAGGTTCGAGGTTCCGGCATGGTGATCGAGACGCCCTGGGTCGAGCTGGCGGATGTCGCGGCGTCCTCCGTCAGCGGGTGGCGGGCCGTCTGGGTGGTCGTGGGCATCGCGGTGGCCTTTCTACCGATCGTCGTGTGGAAAGCACGGTGGGCGGAGCGGTGGCAGTGGTGGAAGTCGGTGCTGTTCTTCGTCGCCTGGTTCTGTGTGGGCGTGCCGATCGCCGCGGTCATCGCCGGCGACACGCACTCCTCCGCGCACGCCGACGATGTTCTGACGCGTGCCTTGACGGCCCAGCCCGCCGTGCTGCAGCCGGGCTCGGTCGTCGTCGAGCAGTCCGATCACTCGGCGGGAACGTCGATGCATGCGCCGTACCAGGGCGAGGAGACGGATTACACTGTCGCGTTCTCGGTGATCGCCGCCGATCGGCTGTCGCGCTGCGAGGGCACGGTGACGCTCAAGCGGAACAACGCCCCGCGGGGGCGGAACGCGCCCGTCTTCGCCCGACTCCGGGCGAACTGCGCGTCGGCTCCGGTGTCGCCGGCGCCGGCTGCGCCCTGAGCCGGTCGAACCCGTGCGTCATCAGAGTTGACCGATCACGTCGAAATCGCAGCCCTCCGCGCGGGCGAGGTACATCCGCTGATGCGCGTGGCCGTCGCGGAGCGCCATGTTGCCGCGGGCACCCTCGTAGTGCACGCCGCCCACCCCGGCCATGATGTCGCGGACGTCCGTGCTGCGCACCGTCGACAACAGGGACTCGAGCAGGAGCATGCCCTCGAAACAGGACTCACCCATCGACGTGGGCGTGCAGGCGTCGGGACCGAACCGGCCGAAGTACCGGGAGCCGAACTCCATGGATTCGGAGGTCACCACGGAGTCGAAGTAGCCCGCCGACGCGAACAGGTCGCGCGTGGCGTCGGGGCCCGAGGCCATGAGCATGTGCTCGTCCATGAGCGGCGAGTAGCGCACGAAGGCCTCGTCCAGGCCCGCCGCGGCGAAGGCGCGATTGAACTCGACCGCGTCCTGCCCGAGCAGGAGCATCAGTACGCCATCGGCGTCGGATCGGGCGATGTCGGCGACCACCGACGAGAAGTCCTCGGTGCCGACGGGGACGAAGCGCGCGCCGACCAGGGCGTCGCCGAGACGGCGCGCGAAGCGGACGCAGGCCTTGGCACTGTCGCGAGCCCACAGGTAGTCGCTGCCCACGATCCACCAGCGGCGCAGGCCGCGCTCGCGGCGGAGCCACTCGAGGGCGGGGAGGATCTGCTCCTCGGGCGTCTCGCCCGTGAGGAAGACCCCCGCCGTGGATTCGCCTCCCTCGTAGAGCGCCGTGTAGACGTAGGGCACGCGCAGGTCGAGCCGTGCCGAGAGCGCTCGGCGCACGTCGGAGGTGTGCCAGCCGACGATCGCATCGATCTCGCCCGTCGCCAGTAGGGATTCGACCTCGCGGGTCACGTTCGCGACGCCGGTCGCGGCGTCGATGGGGCGCACGGCCAACTCGCGACCCAGGATGCCGCCCCTGCTGTTGATGTCGTCGGCCGCCAGCGTCGTGCAACTGAGGCACGACGGACCGAACAGCCCCGCGGGGCCACGTCGGGGATACAGCAACCCAACGGTGTACTCGCTCATGGACGTCCGCTCGTCTGAAGTCCTGCACTACGGACCGGTGTGCCACCGAGCCTACGCGGAGTGCGCCCGCGCCCGCGGCCGAACGCGATACAGTAGGCGCGGATTGCGATGACACAGTCGAGGATCGAGGCCGGTATGGACGCGAGTGCGGACCTGCGGGAGGCGCCGGGGCGCACCGCGTTCGCAGCCGTGTGCGAGGCCGACGACCTCGTCCTGAACGTCCTGATCCCGGCCCTCGCGGAGCACGACCTCACCATCGAGCACTTCCGCGCCCTGCGCCTGCTGGCGTCGGTCGAGGGCGCCACCGTCGGTGAGCTCGCGGCCCGGACGGGCACCACACCGTCGTCGACGACCCGTCTCGTCGACCGGCTCGTCGAGCGCAACCTGGCCTACCGGCGCCCGGCGCCGGGTGATCGTCGCAGCGTCCTGTTGACGATCTCCGACACCGGCCGCGAGGTCTGGGACTCGCTCGTGCTCCGGCTCTCCTGAGCGCTCTCACCTGCTTTTTCATCGATTCCGCTGCGCGCAGCGCGCTCCCCGCCAATACTACCGATCAGAGATAGTGCCGAATCGGTAATAAATCGGGAGTCGCGATGACCACACTCGGATTGCTCTTCGTCGGGGCCGTTCTGTTCGTCAACGGGGCCTGGTTCCTCGGGGCGATCTCCGCCCGTGAGGCCGGCGTCTTCAACCTCTTCGTCGGGGCGATGCAGGTCATCCTGCCGACCCTGGCGGTGGTCGCCGCCGACGGCGACCTCGGCGGGGTGTTCGGGGCGGGCTCCAGCTACCTGTTCGGGTTCACCTACCTGTTCGTGGGCGTCAACAACCTCATGGGCAACGACGGCCGCGGCCTCGGCTGGTACTCGATCTTCGTCACCGCCATGGCGATCGTCTTCGGCGGCTACTCGCTCG from Tsukamurella paurometabola includes the following:
- the iolD gene encoding 3D-(3,5/4)-trihydroxycyclohexane-1,2-dione acylhydrolase (decyclizing) codes for the protein MSTRRMTVGQALIEFLAHQWTVDETVRADGGVTTVRERTVPATFGIFGHGNVAGVGQALLQYAATDAGLMPYHQARNEQAMVHQAVGYARMHRRRGTYACTASVGPGAANMLTGAALATANRLPALLLVSDTFATRVADPVLQQLEHPHDIGLQVSDAFRPLSRFFDRVQRPEQLFSIALAAMRVLTDPAETGAVTIALPEDVQAEAIDVPEEFLADREWHVRRPLPERGPLARAAAAIREARRPLIVAGGGVLYSGAEDELRLFAEATGIPVATTQAGGGSLVWDHPLNLGGVGATGTAAANAIAARADVVIGIGTRYSDFTTASRTAFQDTGVRFVNVNVASFDAYKHGSQLPVIADARETLATLRGELAGHRVPADHTAAAASAKAEWDAVVDAALAPTGADLPGQPEVIGAVHAAMDSEDVIIQAAGSLPGDLQKLWRVRDPLGYHVEYAFSCMGYEIAGGLGAKRGLLALGDDRDVVVMVGDGSYLMLNSELVTAVAEGIKLIVVIVENQGYASIGHLSETVGSQRYGTRYRTADESGGVPAPDLERGEFLPVDLAANARSYGARVIDIAPGPESIAQLTEAVRAAKAATGPTVIQIHNDPFVYAPDGDGWWDVPVAEVSTIDSTITARAEYLDQQKAQRPLLG
- the iolB gene encoding 5-deoxy-glucuronate isomerase — its product is MATTPNEWFHPRGDLARDGWESVVDGSLPGWAHTGIRVAELGDAPVVLPGGDIERIVVPLSGGVAVELDAAAAAGFDGGTVVTLTGRASVFDGPTDVLYVGAGGGFTLRGRARVAIAEAPTPQRRPTRYIAAAEVPVEVRGAGRDTRQVHNFGTPGALDAAALIVCEVITPGGNWSSHPAHKHDEHVAGHESRLEEIYYFEAAPARGLPAGVVPADADAFGSFVTYSSAAGEIDTNALVRTGDIALVPYGYHGPAMAAPEYDLYYLNVMAGPDPERVWLISDDPRQAWLRDTWPAQGPDPRLPYAAAPTEGDER
- a CDS encoding sugar phosphate isomerase/epimerase family protein, producing the protein MTDTLGTTTSAAAHTEGLRIGTAPDSWGVWFPEHPRQTPWERFLDEVAEAGYHYIELGPYGYLPTDPERLKDELDKRDLELSGGTIFTGFHKGADQWERAWKQVSDVATLVGALGAEHIVVIPDLWRSDLTGEALESRTLDDEQWKALAAGHDRLGKALAEEYGITQQFHSHADSHVGTTREVERLLAETDPRYLSLCLDTGHFAYYGGDNVALMQRHPERIGYLHLKQIDPELIWEVLKNDTPFADAASAIMVEPPNGVPDFAPVIEEALRINPDLFAIVEQDMPGCDIDLPAGIATRTRQHIFGCHPLTRTR
- a CDS encoding Cgl0159 family (beta/alpha)8-fold protein encodes the protein MSDPTSTTAGPLGAADFERLRAARHENPDAIADVLAARIRRPLVRGDRRLLIVAADHPARGALGVGSDAMAMADRYELLQRMALALSRPGVDGVLGTPDVIEDLALLGLLDDKIVVGSMNRGGLRGAAFEMDDRYTAYDVPSMRRDGLDFGKLLVRVDLDDPSTVVTLEATARAVDAAAAAKLPIMLEPFMSRRIDGKVGNDLSPEAVINSVAIASGLGNTSAYSWLKLPVVDDMERVMAATTLPTLLLGGDPGGDPAAVYASWAKALALPGVHGLVVGRTLLYPRDGDVTAAVDTAAGLVHGA
- a CDS encoding CoA-acylating methylmalonate-semialdehyde dehydrogenase; the encoded protein is MTTTENLTVVPHWIDGAEYPSSSGRTADVYDPALGVVTKRVALADRAEIDAAVASAKRASESWGDLSLAKRQSVLFAFRELLNARKGELAEIITSEHGKVLSDALGEISRGQEVVEFACGMAHHLKGEYSEQVSSGVDVYSTRQPLGVVAVISPFNFPAMVPAWFFPIAIAAGNAVVLKPSEKDPSAAIWIAELWREAGLPEGVFTVLNGDKEAVDGLLTHPDVAAVSFVGSTPIARYVYETATAHGKRVQALGGAKNHMLVLPDADLALTADAAINAGFGSAGERCMAISVVVAVEPVADALIEEIGSRMAGLRIGDGRRGCDMGPLVTEAHRDKVASYIDIAVEDGADVVVDGRGVNPDGDANGFWLGPTLIDRVPTTSRVYTEEIFGPVLAVVRVASYEEGVDLINSGAFGNGTAIFTNDGGAARRFQKDIRVGMVGINVPIPVPVATFSFGGWKDSMFGDTKAHGAEGVKFFTQLKAVTTRWLDPSHGGVDLGFPQND